The following are encoded together in the Fundulus heteroclitus isolate FHET01 chromosome 19, MU-UCD_Fhet_4.1, whole genome shotgun sequence genome:
- the rdh12 gene encoding retinol dehydrogenase 12 isoform X1 — MFVLLIIAGLGVVTLLVILFAPHIRRYAAGGVCKSTARLDGKTVLITGANTGIGKETALDLAIRGARVIMACRDVEKGEEAAASIRATYSEAKVEVRELDLADTCSIRAFAQKFLREVNHLHILINNAGVMMCPYTKTIDGFEMHIGVNHLGHFLLTYLLIGLLKRSAPARIVVVSSLAHNFGWIRFHDLHSQGSYNSGLAYCQSKLANVLFARELARRLKGTNVTVNSVHPGTVNSDLTRHSTLMMILFTVFSVFLKTPQEGAQTSIYCAVAEELHSVSGKHFSDCAPAFVAPQGRSEGTASKLWDVSCELLGIDWD, encoded by the exons ATGTTCGTCTTATTAATTATCGCGGGCCTCGGAGTGGTGACGCTGCTGGTGATCTTGTTCGCCCCTCATATACG AAGGTACGCAGCTGGAGGGGTCTGCAAATCCACAGCTCGTCTGGACGGGAAGACTGTCCTCATCACTGGGGCCAACACAGGGATTGGGAAGGAGACCGCCCTGGACCTGGCAATTCGAG GTGCTCGGGTGATTATGGCGTGCCGAGATGTTGAAAAGGGCGAGGAGGCCGCTGCCAGCATACGAGCCACATATTCGGaggccaaagtggaagtgcgaGAGCTCGATCTGGCAGACACCTGCTCTATAAGAGCATTCGCACAGAAATTCCTGAGAG AGGTCAACCATCTCCATATACTTATCAACAACGCCGGAGTGATGATGTGCCCCTACACGAAAACCATCGATGGCTTTGAGATGCATATTGGAGTCAATCATTTAG GTCACTTCCTGTTGACGTACCTCCTGATCGGACTGCTTAAGCGCAGCGCACCAGCCCGCATTGTGGTGGTCTCGTCGCTGGCACACAACTTTGGCTGGATCCGTTTCCACGACCTTCACAGCCAAGGCAGCTACAACAGCGGATTAGCATACTGCCAGAGCAAACTGGCAAATGTGCTGTTTGCCAGAGAACTGGCCCGCAGGCTAAAAG gTACCAATGTGACGGTGAACTCGGTGCACCCGGGCACGGTGAACTCAGACCTGACCAGACACTCGACCCTCATGATGATACTGTTCACCGTCTTCTCCGTGTTCCTGAAAACTCCGCAGGAGGGAGCACAGACCAGCATATACTGTGCTGTGGCCGAGGAGCTGCACTCAGTCTCTGGGAAACACTTTAG TGACTGCGCCCCCGCCTTCGTGGCTCCCCAGGGGAGAAGCGAGGGGACGGCCAGCAAACTGTGGGACGTCAGCTGTGAACTTCTTGGCATCGACTGGGACTGA
- the rdh12 gene encoding retinol dehydrogenase 12 isoform X2, producing MACRDVEKGEEAAASIRATYSEAKVEVRELDLADTCSIRAFAQKFLREVNHLHILINNAGVMMCPYTKTIDGFEMHIGVNHLGHFLLTYLLIGLLKRSAPARIVVVSSLAHNFGWIRFHDLHSQGSYNSGLAYCQSKLANVLFARELARRLKGTNVTVNSVHPGTVNSDLTRHSTLMMILFTVFSVFLKTPQEGAQTSIYCAVAEELHSVSGKHFSDCAPAFVAPQGRSEGTASKLWDVSCELLGIDWD from the exons ATGGCGTGCCGAGATGTTGAAAAGGGCGAGGAGGCCGCTGCCAGCATACGAGCCACATATTCGGaggccaaagtggaagtgcgaGAGCTCGATCTGGCAGACACCTGCTCTATAAGAGCATTCGCACAGAAATTCCTGAGAG AGGTCAACCATCTCCATATACTTATCAACAACGCCGGAGTGATGATGTGCCCCTACACGAAAACCATCGATGGCTTTGAGATGCATATTGGAGTCAATCATTTAG GTCACTTCCTGTTGACGTACCTCCTGATCGGACTGCTTAAGCGCAGCGCACCAGCCCGCATTGTGGTGGTCTCGTCGCTGGCACACAACTTTGGCTGGATCCGTTTCCACGACCTTCACAGCCAAGGCAGCTACAACAGCGGATTAGCATACTGCCAGAGCAAACTGGCAAATGTGCTGTTTGCCAGAGAACTGGCCCGCAGGCTAAAAG gTACCAATGTGACGGTGAACTCGGTGCACCCGGGCACGGTGAACTCAGACCTGACCAGACACTCGACCCTCATGATGATACTGTTCACCGTCTTCTCCGTGTTCCTGAAAACTCCGCAGGAGGGAGCACAGACCAGCATATACTGTGCTGTGGCCGAGGAGCTGCACTCAGTCTCTGGGAAACACTTTAG TGACTGCGCCCCCGCCTTCGTGGCTCCCCAGGGGAGAAGCGAGGGGACGGCCAGCAAACTGTGGGACGTCAGCTGTGAACTTCTTGGCATCGACTGGGACTGA